The following are encoded in a window of Paenibacillaceae bacterium GAS479 genomic DNA:
- a CDS encoding malate dehydrogenase (oxaloacetate-decarboxylating): MSIPIGATTHIVLRLELSRDTASFAQIATVIGDTGGDIVAIDVTRSDSSSTVRDLTVNVYDQSHTDLIAAAVGQLPGVRVLQVSDQTFLLHIGGKIETTPKTPVKNRDDLSRVYTPGVARVCMAIHEMPSRAHSLTIKRNTIAVVSDGSAVLGLGNIGPEAAMPVMEGKAVLFKQFAGVDAFPICLKTQDTEEIIAIVKALSPTFGGINLEDISAPRCFEIERRLSEEMDIPVFHDDQHGTAVVLLAGLLNAVKLIGKSLASCKVVVCGIGAAGTACSKMLMAAGVSNIIGVDREGALVPGRSYANDTWQWYADNTNPFQLEGSLSDVIENADVFIGVSGPGVLKTDDLKKMASDPIVFAMANPTPEILPEEAEPYVRVIATGRSDYPNQINNVLCFPGIFRGILDCRASRVTEEMKLAAAEAIASVVSDEELNEQYIIPSVFNHLVVEKVREAVIEAAYKSGVARKAQPSKPKALIPAPS; encoded by the coding sequence TTGTCCATACCGATTGGCGCCACCACACATATCGTGCTCCGTCTGGAGCTTAGCCGGGATACGGCTTCGTTCGCCCAGATCGCCACCGTCATCGGTGATACCGGTGGCGATATCGTCGCCATTGACGTTACTCGTTCCGACTCCTCCTCGACGGTGAGGGATCTGACCGTGAACGTGTACGACCAGAGCCACACCGATCTCATTGCTGCAGCCGTTGGCCAGCTTCCCGGCGTTCGTGTGCTGCAAGTATCCGACCAGACCTTTCTGCTCCATATCGGCGGCAAAATTGAGACAACGCCCAAAACGCCGGTCAAAAACCGCGACGATCTCTCCCGCGTTTACACGCCTGGAGTGGCGAGAGTATGCATGGCCATCCATGAGATGCCATCCCGCGCCCATTCGCTGACGATCAAGCGCAACACGATCGCCGTCGTCTCCGACGGCTCCGCGGTACTCGGGCTTGGCAATATCGGCCCCGAGGCTGCAATGCCTGTAATGGAGGGCAAAGCCGTCCTGTTCAAGCAGTTTGCCGGGGTGGACGCTTTCCCGATCTGCCTGAAAACCCAGGATACCGAAGAGATCATTGCCATCGTTAAAGCTCTCTCCCCTACCTTCGGCGGCATCAATCTGGAGGACATCTCTGCACCTCGTTGTTTCGAGATTGAGCGGCGACTCTCGGAGGAGATGGACATTCCCGTGTTCCACGACGATCAGCATGGAACAGCCGTTGTGCTGCTCGCCGGGCTGCTTAACGCCGTTAAGCTCATCGGCAAGTCGCTTGCCTCATGCAAAGTCGTCGTATGCGGCATCGGCGCCGCCGGAACCGCCTGCTCCAAGATGCTCATGGCCGCCGGCGTCAGCAACATCATCGGTGTGGACCGCGAAGGCGCTCTCGTGCCGGGTCGGAGCTATGCGAACGATACCTGGCAGTGGTACGCCGACAACACGAATCCCTTTCAGCTCGAGGGGAGCCTCTCCGATGTCATCGAGAATGCGGATGTATTCATCGGGGTCTCCGGTCCGGGCGTGCTGAAAACGGATGATTTGAAAAAAATGGCCTCCGATCCGATTGTTTTCGCCATGGCCAATCCGACGCCGGAGATTTTGCCGGAGGAAGCCGAGCCTTATGTACGCGTCATAGCGACCGGCCGCTCCGATTATCCGAACCAGATTAACAATGTGCTGTGCTTCCCCGGCATCTTCCGAGGCATTCTCGACTGCCGCGCCTCCCGCGTGACGGAAGAGATGAAGCTTGCCGCAGCGGAAGCCATTGCTTCCGTCGTTAGCGACGAGGAGTTGAACGAGCAATACATCATCCCGAGTGTGTTCAATCATCTGGTCGTGGAAAAGGTTCGCGAAGCGGTTATTGAAGCCGCTTACAAATCTGGCGTTGCCCGCAAGGCACAGCCTTCCAAGCCTAAAGCATTGATTCCGGCTCCATCCTGA
- a CDS encoding two-component system, CitB family, response regulator DctR, whose translation MSTLQVVLIEDDPMVREVNRQFVESVKGFSVIGAASGGLEGLELVRRLKPELVFLDIFMPELDGIQTLRQLRSEGHTAGVIVISAANDRETIRSMLQGGADDYIMKPFKAERVREALLRYRQHRGQLGSGGQLDQGELDHLLHGASLSSPAAPSVPRSDPDLPKGLQAATLDQIVRYLTPQPEAVSAEAVAEGVGIARVTARRYLEHLEKTGQVTLQLQYGLGRPIHLYALKID comes from the coding sequence ATGAGCACACTGCAGGTAGTCTTGATCGAAGATGATCCGATGGTGCGCGAAGTGAACCGGCAATTCGTCGAATCGGTGAAAGGCTTCTCCGTTATTGGGGCCGCCTCAGGGGGACTAGAGGGATTGGAGCTCGTTCGAAGGCTCAAGCCGGAACTCGTATTTCTTGATATTTTCATGCCTGAACTGGACGGAATTCAGACGTTGCGCCAGCTGCGCAGCGAAGGTCACACTGCGGGAGTCATCGTGATCAGCGCCGCCAATGACCGGGAGACGATCCGCTCCATGCTGCAGGGAGGCGCGGACGATTACATCATGAAGCCCTTCAAAGCCGAACGGGTGCGCGAGGCCCTGCTACGTTATCGCCAGCATCGCGGACAGCTCGGCTCTGGAGGACAGCTGGATCAGGGAGAACTGGACCATCTTTTGCATGGCGCCAGCCTTTCTTCTCCGGCCGCCCCTTCCGTTCCGAGAAGCGATCCTGATCTTCCCAAGGGATTGCAAGCCGCTACACTCGACCAAATTGTTCGTTATCTGACCCCGCAGCCCGAGGCCGTTTCGGCCGAAGCCGTCGCCGAGGGCGTTGGCATAGCGCGGGTGACCGCTCGACGTTATTTAGAACATTTGGAGAAAACCGGCCAAGTCACCTTGCAGCTCCAGTACGGCCTCGGCCGTCCCATCCATCTATATGCCCTAAAAATCGACTGA
- a CDS encoding two-component system, CitB family, sensor histidine kinase DctS translates to MLKQLKINWKITFLSFGIVLFALIAGGGVAVGSILRLQEEEMGRRLLVTARTAAQLPEIAAGIEDKSLQPQLREAAERIGIIHDATYVVVMDMQRIRLAHPVPDRVGTYSSGSDEGPAFAEHSYTSKAKGELGTALRAFVPVMDSSHVQIGTVLVGRILPSPGEVIGPFASQISAVLLLSLLIGLAGSGLLAKQIKKDMFDMEPLEIAHLLMERDATFHAMHEGVIAVHRDERIAVFNKRAREIFHISGDVVGRPIREVLPDTRLPEILELDAPVYQQEIFIGGQHIVSNRVPIRVQGRTVGAVAIFQDRTEVARMAEELTGVKALVETVRVQNHEYMNHMHTIGGLIQLGRDDQALDYLFRMSGEREELNRFLGMRFSDDSLTGLLLGKISRGRELGIDVQIDPHSRLQRFPDNLDHHDFVVLLGNLIENAFDSLTAAVRPGRVFVSLEQDDEQLSLLVEDNGCGMDESVRSRIFERGFSTKAGDGRGIGMHLIAGILEKGAGTIDVESAPGAGTSITLFFPMHGEAQLPKGE, encoded by the coding sequence ATGCTCAAGCAGCTGAAAATTAACTGGAAAATAACCTTTCTCTCCTTCGGCATCGTGCTGTTCGCCCTCATTGCCGGGGGCGGCGTCGCTGTTGGCAGCATTCTTCGCCTGCAGGAGGAGGAAATGGGCCGTCGACTTCTCGTCACCGCCCGTACCGCCGCCCAGCTTCCAGAGATCGCCGCTGGAATAGAGGACAAGTCCCTACAGCCGCAGCTGCGAGAGGCAGCCGAGCGGATCGGCATCATTCATGATGCCACCTATGTCGTCGTGATGGACATGCAGCGCATCCGGCTGGCGCATCCGGTGCCGGATCGGGTCGGTACTTATTCCAGCGGCTCGGACGAAGGTCCGGCATTCGCGGAGCACAGCTATACATCCAAGGCCAAGGGAGAGCTCGGTACTGCGCTCCGCGCATTCGTGCCAGTTATGGACAGCTCCCATGTGCAAATTGGTACCGTTCTGGTGGGAAGAATTCTTCCTTCGCCCGGTGAAGTAATCGGCCCTTTTGCCAGTCAAATTTCTGCTGTGCTGCTGCTCTCGCTGCTCATCGGACTGGCCGGTTCCGGCCTGCTTGCCAAACAGATCAAAAAAGACATGTTCGACATGGAGCCGCTCGAGATCGCCCATCTGCTCATGGAGAGGGACGCTACTTTTCATGCCATGCATGAGGGGGTCATTGCCGTTCACAGGGATGAGCGGATCGCCGTATTCAACAAGCGAGCCCGCGAGATTTTCCATATCAGCGGAGACGTGGTCGGGCGTCCGATCCGCGAGGTTCTTCCGGATACGCGACTGCCGGAAATTCTGGAGCTGGATGCTCCCGTTTATCAGCAAGAGATTTTTATCGGTGGACAGCATATCGTGAGCAACCGTGTTCCGATTCGTGTCCAGGGACGCACCGTCGGCGCTGTAGCCATTTTCCAGGATCGGACCGAGGTAGCCCGGATGGCAGAGGAACTGACGGGGGTAAAAGCTCTCGTGGAAACCGTGCGAGTGCAGAACCACGAGTACATGAATCATATGCACACGATCGGCGGCCTGATTCAGCTTGGGCGGGATGATCAAGCGCTGGATTACCTGTTCCGCATGTCGGGCGAGCGCGAAGAGTTGAACCGTTTCCTCGGCATGCGCTTTTCCGATGATAGCCTGACCGGTCTCCTCTTGGGCAAAATCAGCCGCGGGCGGGAGCTCGGCATCGACGTGCAGATCGATCCGCATAGCCGGCTGCAGCGTTTCCCGGACAATCTCGACCATCATGACTTTGTCGTCCTGCTGGGCAATCTGATCGAGAATGCCTTCGACTCTTTGACTGCCGCCGTGAGGCCTGGACGCGTGTTTGTCAGTCTGGAGCAGGATGATGAGCAGTTATCGCTGCTTGTCGAAGATAATGGCTGTGGCATGGACGAGAGTGTCCGCAGCCGCATATTCGAGCGTGGCTTCAGCACTAAGGCGGGCGACGGCCGGGGCATTGGCATGCATTTGATCGCAGGAATCCTGGAAAAAGGTGCAGGCACAATCGACGTAGAGTCTGCACCAGGTGCAGGCACTTCGATAACACTGTTCTTTCCCATGCATGGTGAAGCCCAGCTTCCAAAAGGAGAGTGA
- a CDS encoding C4-dicarboxylate-binding protein DctP — MRSKLLWLGALPLAAIALLSVFWLGEYRLPGPLPADDEQTGFSGRYVIKFSYVVAENTPKGLAAQRFAALVEEKSGGKVQVQLFPNGTLFTEPDEQAALARGEVQMIAPAYSNLSSRMPEWSVMDLPFAFRNEDAVEEAFSGEVGTLLFKRLQQRGMIGMAFWGNGFKQMTSSEKPLLLPQDFRGLKFRVMPGPIIAAQFREMGASTSDIQFNSVYKAFESGTVDAGENTITNIYSKKFYQVQNYMTVSNHAYLGYAVIMNRSFWDSLPESVQGIIQEAMRETTDWANAHAQEMSRSELAEMRAGKWMQISDLQESEREEWMRLWEPLYEQAEELAGRELMDAVRKLQSKYDNEAGS, encoded by the coding sequence ATGAGGAGTAAACTTCTGTGGCTTGGCGCGCTGCCGCTTGCTGCGATTGCGCTGCTGTCCGTGTTCTGGCTGGGCGAATATAGGCTACCTGGGCCTCTGCCCGCAGATGATGAGCAGACGGGATTTAGCGGTAGATATGTCATCAAGTTCAGCTATGTCGTGGCCGAAAATACACCCAAAGGACTGGCGGCGCAGCGGTTTGCGGCTCTGGTCGAGGAGAAGTCGGGCGGAAAGGTACAGGTGCAGTTGTTCCCCAATGGCACCCTTTTCACCGAGCCTGACGAGCAAGCGGCGCTGGCGCGGGGTGAGGTGCAGATGATCGCGCCCGCTTACTCTAATTTGTCCAGCCGGATGCCGGAGTGGAGCGTGATGGATCTACCGTTTGCCTTCCGCAACGAGGATGCTGTTGAAGAGGCGTTCAGCGGTGAGGTTGGCACGCTTTTGTTTAAGCGGCTCCAACAGCGAGGCATGATCGGGATGGCTTTCTGGGGCAACGGTTTTAAGCAGATGACATCGAGCGAAAAGCCACTGCTGCTGCCACAGGATTTCCGCGGCCTCAAATTCCGTGTCATGCCCGGGCCAATCATAGCTGCCCAGTTCCGGGAGATGGGGGCCTCAACCTCAGATATTCAATTCAACAGCGTGTACAAGGCCTTCGAGAGTGGAACGGTGGACGCTGGTGAAAACACGATCACGAATATTTACAGCAAAAAGTTCTACCAGGTGCAGAACTATATGACGGTCAGCAATCACGCCTATCTCGGCTACGCGGTCATAATGAATCGCTCTTTTTGGGATAGTCTCCCGGAGTCGGTACAAGGCATTATCCAAGAGGCGATGCGCGAGACGACTGATTGGGCCAATGCGCACGCACAGGAGATGAGTCGCAGCGAGCTGGCGGAGATGCGGGCGGGGAAGTGGATGCAAATTTCGGATCTGCAGGAATCGGAGCGAGAAGAGTGGATGCGCCTCTGGGAGCCGCTTTACGAGCAGGCGGAGGAGCTTGCGGGACGGGAATTAATGGATGCAGTACGAAAGCTGCAAAGCAAATATGACAATGAGGCTGGCAGTTGA
- a CDS encoding uridine kinase, which translates to MLIIGIAGGTGSGKTTVARSVISRMGEGAVTFISQDNYYKDRWELTMSEREKINYDHPFAFDNELLVAHLKQLMQGETAFAPIYDFTFHSRRTDKTVELKPSGIVIIEGLHVLSDESLRELLDIKVFVDTDPDVRILRRVLRDIEERGRTIHSIHDQYLKTVKPMHEAFIEPSKKYADLIIPEGGHNEVGVELLSVLTEKYLKENGR; encoded by the coding sequence ATGCTTATTATAGGAATCGCCGGCGGCACCGGCTCGGGTAAGACAACCGTGGCACGGTCTGTCATCAGTCGGATGGGGGAAGGCGCCGTAACGTTCATTTCGCAGGACAATTATTACAAGGACCGTTGGGAGCTCACGATGAGCGAGCGCGAGAAGATCAACTATGATCATCCTTTTGCGTTCGACAATGAGCTTCTGGTGGCCCATCTGAAACAGCTCATGCAGGGTGAAACCGCGTTTGCTCCGATATACGATTTTACTTTTCACTCGCGCCGTACGGACAAGACTGTCGAGTTGAAACCTAGTGGCATCGTCATTATTGAAGGGCTGCATGTGTTGTCTGACGAGAGCCTGCGGGAGTTGCTCGACATCAAGGTATTCGTTGACACCGACCCCGATGTGCGAATCCTGAGACGCGTCCTGCGCGACATTGAGGAGCGGGGCCGGACAATTCACTCCATCCACGACCAGTATCTGAAAACGGTCAAGCCGATGCACGAGGCATTCATTGAGCCGTCCAAAAAGTACGCAGACCTTATCATCCCCGAAGGCGGGCATAATGAGGTCGGAGTTGAGCTCCTTTCGGTGCTGACCGAAAAATATTTGAAGGAGAACGGCCGCTAA